The Triticum aestivum cultivar Chinese Spring chromosome 3A, IWGSC CS RefSeq v2.1, whole genome shotgun sequence genome includes a region encoding these proteins:
- the LOC123063275 gene encoding conserved oligomeric Golgi complex subunit 4, with translation MAVPSAAPTPRSPRPDSSAAADASADAAPSLDFGDPASLAALRGLTDAGAATRLLHECVAYQRALDARLDALLARRPDLDRAAASLLRSAPPLLSLAASDAAALRESSSSTAALAEALSSRVRHLDAAHSRAESALARAEAALDRSRALDAARRALAADDLAAAATAVHEFLAIDARFPTDDDLRRDLLDIKRRLEGLARRRLSAAVDAQDHPAVLRLVRLFPLLDLAPEGLQVYVAYLKKVVALRARADFEHLTDLISATQPTSERPDFVGCLTRLFKDIVLAVEENDAVLRELRGEDGVAYAIIELQEECDSRGTQILRRYADYRKLARLSSDINSYTKNLLSVMGSVTNAAGGSEGPDPREVEIYLEEILALTQLGEDYTEFMVNKIRGLRDVKPELGPQAMKAFRNGSFNKMEKDLTGYYVILEEFFMVENIRKAIQIDEPVPDGLTTSMVDDVFFLLQSCCRRAAFTASINSLLAVLGGATSLLSNEFQEALQWRMREPNLGAKLFLGGVGVQKTGEEIATALNNMDVSSEYVLKLRHEVEELCAEIFHAPADREKIKSCLSELGEINASYKKILYSGLEHLVASIAPRIRPVLDTVTTVSYELDDAEYGENEVNDPWVQKLLLAVDTNVTWLQPMMTSNNYDSFVHLVIDFIVKRLEVIMMQKRFNQLGGLQLDKEVRSLINHFSEMSQRPVRDKFSRLSQMSTILNFERVSEILDFWGDNAGHLTWLLTPAEVRRVLGLRIDFRPEAISALRL, from the exons ATGGCCGTGCCGTCCGCCGCGCCCACCCCGCGCTCCCCTCGCCCGGACTCATCGGCGGCCGCCGACGCGTCGGCCGACGCCGCCCCGTCCCTGGACTTCGGCGACCCGGCctccctcgccgccctccgcgGCCTCACCGACGCCGGCGCCGCCACCCGCCTGCTCCACGAGTGCGTCGCCTACCAGCGCGCCCTCGACGCCCGCCTCGACGCGCTCCTCGCCCGCCGCCCCGACCtcgaccgcgccgccgcctccctgctcCGCTCCGCCCCGCCGCTCCTCTcgctcgccgcctccgacgccgcgGCCCTCAGggagtcctcctcctccaccgcggcGCTCGCCGAGGCGCTCTCCTCCCGCGTCCGCCACCTCGATGCGGCCCACTCGCGCGCCGAGTCCGCCCTGGCCCGCGCCGAGGCGGCCCTCGACCGCTCCCGCGCGCTCGACGCCGCGCGCCGCGCCCTGGCCGCCGACGACCtcgcggccgccgccaccgccgtgcaCGAGTTCCTGGCCATCGACGCGCGGTTCCCCACCGACGACGACCTCCGCCGCGACCTGCTCGACATCAAGCGCCGCCTCGAGGGTCTCGCGCGCCGGAGGCTCTCCGCCGCGGTCGACGCCCAGGACCACCCCGCCGTGCTGCGCCTcgtgcgcctcttccccctcctcgaCCTCGCGCCCGAGGGCCTCCAGGTCTACGTCGCCTACCTCAAGAAGGTGGTCGCCCTCCGCGCCCGCGCAGACTTCGAGCACCTCACCGACCTAATCTCTGCAACCCAGCCTACCTCGGAGCGCCCTGATTTCGTTGGCTGCCTCACCCGTCTCTTCAAGGATATTGTGCTCGCTGTTGAGGAGAATGACGCGGTGCTTCGTGAGCTACGGGGTGAGGATGGTGTTGCCTATGCCATCATCGAGCTGCAGGAGGAATGCGACTCGAGGGGCACCCAGATCCTTCGTCGCTATGCTGATTACCGAAAGCTTGCCCGTCTTTCGTCAGATATAAACTCCTATACCAAGAATCTTCTCTCTGTCATGGGTTCTGTCACCAATGCCGCAGGTGGTAGTGAAGGGCCTGACCCCAGGGAGGTTGAGATTTATCTAGAGGAGATTCTTGCATTGACACAACTGGGTGAAGACTATACTGAGTTTATGGTGAACAAGATCCGTGGACTGAGGGATGTCAAGCCTGAACTCGGTCCGCAAGCAATGAAAGCCTTCCGTAATGGTAGCTTCAATAAAATGGAGAAGGATTTGACTGGGTATTATGTGATCTTGgaggagttcttcatggtggaaaACATAAGGAAGGCCATCCAGATTGATGAGCCAGTGCCTGATGGTCTCACGACCTCAATGGTCGACGATGTGTTCTTTCTACTGCAGAGCTGCTGCCGGCGGGCAGCATTCACTGCAAGCATCAACTCGCTACTTGCTGTGCTTGGTGGGGCAACGAGCCTACTAAGCAATGAGTTCCAGGAGGCACTACAGTGGAGAATGAGGGAGCCAAACTTGGGCGCAAAGCTCTTCTTAGGTGGTGTTGGAGTTCAGAAGACCGGGGAGGAGATTGCAACTGCGCTGAACAACATGGATGTGAGCTCAGAATATGTCCTGAAACTCCGCCATGAGGTCGAGGAGCTCTGTGCAGAG ATTTTCCATGCTCCTGCTGACCGAGAGAAGATCAAGTCCTGTTTATCGGAGCTAGGTGAAATCAATGCTTCCTACAAGAAGATCCTTTATTCTGGGCTGGAGCACTTAGTGGCATCTATTGCGCCTCGCATTCGTCCTGTCCTTGACACGGTTACCACTGTTAGCTATGAGCTGGATGATGCCGAATACGGGGAAAATGAGGTGAACGACCCATGGGTGCAGAAGCTTCTCCTTGCAGTCGACACTAACGTTACATGGCTCCAGCCAATGATGACATCGAACAACTACGATTCCTTTGTGCACCTGGTCATCGACTTCATTGTCAAGAGGCTTGAGGTTATCATGATGCAGAAGAGGTTCAACCAGCTTGGTGGCCTGCAGCTCGACAAGGAGGTTCGCTCCCTGATCAACCATTTCTCGGAGATGTCACAGAGGCCAGTGCGAGACAAGTTCTCGAGGCTTTCCCAGATGTCGACCATCCTGAACTTCGAGCGCGTGTCTGAGATACTGGACTTCTGGGGTGACAATGCTGGGCATCTGACATGGCTGTTGACACCTGCGGAGGTGAGGAGGGTCTTAGGGCTTAGGATCGACTTCAGGCCCGAAGCGATTTCTGCTTTGAGACTCTAA